The genomic stretch CATGGTTTTTAAAAAAATTTCATTGTTTTTACTCTTTTTCATCTTTTCAACCAAAGCTTCAACTCCTTCATAATCATCAACACCACTTAAAATTTTCCTAATAAGCAAAATTTTAGAACGTTCTTCTTCACTTAAAAGTAATTCTTCTTTCCTTGTCCCCGATTTCTTAATATTAATAGCAGGAAAAAGTCTTCTATCTGCCAAACTTCTATCAAGAATTAGCTCCATATTACCAGTACTCTTGAATTCTTCAAATATAACTTCATCCATCTTACTCCCAGTATCAACTAAAGCTGTAGCTATAATAGTAAGACTACCTCCTTCCTCAATATTTCTAGCAGAACCAAAAAATCTTTTTGGTTTATGTAAAGCATTAGAATCAACACCCCCTGAGAGTATCTTACCAGAAGTTGGCATAGTTTGATTATAAGCTCTAGCAAGCCTTGTAATTGAATCTAAAAGAATCACAACATCTTTTTTATTCTCAACTAATCTTTTTGCCTTTTCAATGACCATCTCTGCAACTTGTACATGCCTACTAGCCTGTTCATCAAAATTAGATGCTATTACTTCACCCTTAACACCACGAATCATATCAGTCACCTCTTCAGGTCTCTCATCAATAAGTAAAATCATTAAAACAATATCTGGATAATTAGTAGTAATTGCATTAGCTATTTTTTGAAGTAAAGTAGTCTTACCAGCTTTTGGAGGCGAGACTATTAAAGCTCTTTGACCCTTTCCAATAGGTGCAAACAAATTAATAAGTCTAGTTGAAATATTACAATTTTCATATTCAAGATCTAATTTTGAACTAGGATATAAAGGTGTTAAATTATCAAAAGGTATTCTATTTTGTGCAAATGTAGGATCTTGATCATTAATACTCTTAATCTTAATCATTGCAAAAAATCTCTCACCTTCTCTTGGAGATCTAATTTGTCCATATAAAATATCACCCGTTCTTAAATTAAAAAGCCTAATCTGAGACGGAGAAACATAAACATCATTACCTCCAGACAGATAAGAATTAGATGCTGTACGCAAAAAACCATAACCATCACTTAAAACATCAAGAACACCGGTAAATAAAACATTAATATTATGCTCTGTTAATATTTTAACAAGTAAAAATATCAATTCTGTCTTTTTCATAGTTACCGCAATAGTATGATTAGTCCCAAGTCCTTCAACAACTTTTCTAATTTCAGTGATTGGCTTATCATAAAGAGTATCAATAACTATAGAATCCTTACCACCTAAAAAATTAATAATATTGCTTTGTTCAAGAGTCTTAATACTACTCTCCAAATCTGGATCTGATATATCATAATCAAAATCAGAAGAAAGCTCATTAGATTCTCTTAATTTATCAATATTAGAATTCCTAGAAGCACTAGAAACAGATTCTTTTTTAGTAACAACTTTAACTACTTTTTTCTTATTATTATCTTCAATTTTTAATTCTTTAGAAGAATTCAAACGCTTCATTTCATCCTCTAAATCAAATTCCTCACATTTTCTATCCATAATCTCCTCTATGAGATAAATTTTTAAGAAGGGTATTTCTATTTAAAATAATAATTAATCATTAAATGATAAAACATAACATTAATTCACTGCAAAGTATCTTTTAATTGTGAAACTGTAAAAGAAAACAAATCTATGCTTTCATTAGATTTAATCATTTCACATTTACCATCAAAAACTATATTATCATTAATAAATATCTTTTTTGTCTTAACATCACCATATATTTTACAACCACTATTTAAATAAACCTTATTGCTAGCATTAACATTGCCCTTTAAAATTCCCTCAATTATCAATGTATCGCAAATTACTACATCAGTAATAACCTTACTATTTTTACCTATAAAAAGTATTCCTTTTTCTGAAAAAATCTCACCCTCAAAAGAAGAATCAAGATATAAAGCACCCTCAAACTTTAATTTTCCTCTAAAAATTAAACTTGAATCAAGCTTACAATCCCATTTGTAAGAATCCTTAACATTAACAGGCATTAACTATCCTTTAATGCTCCAAACCCGTTCTTTTAAATCTTTTCCTGGACGAAAATAAGCAACATGATGATCATCAACATTCACATATTCACCTGTTTGAGGATTACGAGCATTTTGGCGACCCTTCCTCTTTCTAAGCTCAAATGTACCAAATGATCTAAACTCTATAACATTATTAACACAAAGACTGTTTTTAAGTTCTTCAAAAAAAGCATCAACTACAAGTCTTATATACTTCTTTTCCAACTTTTCATTATTATTTTTAATGTTTAAAAATATTTGATCAACAATATCTGATTTAGTAACTTTGGATCTCTTTGAACAAGACATAAGCTAGTTCCTTACTGTAATAACAAAATACTCAAATTTGACTTTTTACGTGCGGCTTTATTTATATGTATTATTCGCTTTCTAGCAGCAGTATCTAATTTTTTTGAAACAAATTTAAAAAACTCCAAAGCTTCATCTTTTTTCCCGTCTTTTATAAGTTTTATACAACGCTTTTCTAGTGTCTTAAGTTCACTCTTAACACTTACATTTCTCAAATTTCGCTTCAAATTTTGTCGAGCTCGCTTTAATGCTGATGGATTATTGCCCAAATTAAACTCCTTAATGCAGCAAACATGATAATAAATAATATACCAACTAATTATGATATAGTCAATCATACACTAAGAACACTTATTGCAATACTTATCAATATAAGCAAATACTTTTTTCATTGAATAAGACATTCCCTCATCATTAATATAAACTTTCTTAAAAATACTCTTATAAGAATAAACAAAAGACAAATATCCATCACCAGTTAACTCAGAATTATAAACAAATATCTTATTAAAAAACTCATAATAATATTCTTTTCCAGAAAAAAGCTTTCTCTCATAAACAGAATTTTGCCTAAATTCATAAAAAATTACTAAATTTTTAAGCACCAAAATATCTCTTATTAAAACCTTAATTCCTAAAATAAAAACAAGAGAAAACACTATTATACTACCAAATGAAATATAATAAACAAAAATATTAATTAAAACACGAAATAAATACATCAAAATATAAGTACCTGAAACATGATATCTTATTGGTAATTCTTGTATCTTTGTAATAAATAAATCACTTCTTATAAGTTTGAGTTTTTTAAAAAAACTACTCAAATACTCTTTTCTTAAAAAACACATTTTTATTTTTGTACCATTATTTAAACCTAAAATTAACATATTATCTAACAATCTTTTTTCAATCCATATGATATCATGAAAATCAAAATTAACTTTAAAACAAAATTTTTTATAAAAAATTTTGTTTCCTTTAAAGTCAATTTCATAAAAATATCTTAAATAAGAAACCATTACAAAAAAATTTATAAACATTAAAAAAATAATAAAAATACTAAAACTGCTCCTATATAACAACATATAATATATAGAAAAGCTTATATTAAGACAAAAAATAAAAAGTAATCTGATTTTATAAAAAAATAATTCCTGCATCTTAATTTATTTAAACATTAAATTTAAATAAAATTATATCACCATCTCTTACCAAATAATCTTTTCCCTCAAGTCTAAGACGTCCCTTTTCCTTTAAACCATGAACGCCTTGAAACTCAATCAAATCATCAAATGAATACACCTCTGCTTTAATAAAACCTCTCTGAAAATCACTATGAATAATACCTGCAGCTTCTGGGGCTTTCATTCCATCAATAAAAGTCCAAGCTCTAACTTCTTGTTCTCCTGCAGTAAAATAGGTTCTTAAACCTAAAGTATAATAAGAAGTACGTATTAAATTACTAAGACCACTCTCTTTGATACCCATAGATTCTAACATTTCTCTTCTCTCGCTTAAGTCTTGAATTTCAGCAAGTTCTGCCTCAATCTTAGCACACAAAATTAAATAATTATTACCCTCACTTAAAGCTATATTTTTAACAACATCAGTATATTTATTACCAGAAAGTGAATCCTCATCAACATTGCAAACATATATAACATTTTTCATAGTCAAAAGATTTAAAGACTTAACAAAAGTATAACCAAATTCATCAAATTTAAACTCGCTTGCTGGTTTAACATCAATCAAATGTTTTTCAAGATCTCGAAGAAGTGAAACAATTATCTTTGCATTTTCACTAATATTTTTATCAATACTCTTTGCATTTTTTTCATTTTTTAAAATACTTTTTTGAACCGTTTCAAGATCTGCAAGACATAATTCTGTATTAATTGTACTTATATCCCTTTGAGGATCTATATCCCCATCAACATGAATAACTTCTCTATCATTAAAGCATCTAACAACATGAACAATAATAGAAACTTCACGAATATTCGCTAAAAATTTATTACCAAGTCCTTCTCCTTTGGAAGCCCCTCTAACAAGACCCGCAATATCAACAAATTCTATCACAGCAGGAATTATTTTTTTTGACGATACTAAATTAGCAATTTTCAAAAGTCTCGCATCAGGAACTTCTACTATTCCCACATTAGGATCAATAGTACAAAAAGGATAATTAGCAATCTCTGACTTTGATGCTGTTAAGGACGAAAATAAGGTAGATTTCCCAACATTGGGCAATCCCACTATTCCCACATTAAGTGCCATAAATAAAACTCCATAAAGTAAAATTTAATTAATTAAATATGCAAATTCTCCTCTACCTATTTGTTGATTGAAATTTACTTCAACAGATAAATTATAATATCCATTAGGTTCTTGAGGGCCTGGATAATCATATTCAAGCAAATAAGTCCCTGTTTTCTGTTTCATCATTAAATCATAAACTTTTGATACACCCTCATAAGAAGAAAAAGGAATAATAGCACCACCAGTTTCATTTACTAAATACTGCAATTTAGACTCAATAGGACTATTTCCAAACAATATTAAATAAAATCTAATATCATTATTTTTATAATAGCTTAAAATAGTATCCACAGAATACCTACTAAAAGCAGAATGACTCAAAGATCCATCACTAAAATAAATAACGGCCCTTCTTGCACTCTTTGACATAAGTTCAGAACCTGCAAGTTTAAGACTAACATCCGTCTTTACATCATTTAAATCATAAACACCAAGAGAATTTGTTTTATGAATCATACTTAATAAACTATCGATATTATCTACCAAAGGTAAATTAGTTGCATTTATAAAACTAAACTTTTTATTTTTTCTAGATTTTATAAGAGTATTTACACTCATAATTTGTTCTGACTCGTAATTTTTCATAGAAAAAGATTTATCAAAAACAATTGCAATATTCATATCATTAGAAGTATTAATATCATAAGCAATTTTTGGATTTACAATGTAATATCTCTCATTAGCAACCGCAAAATTTTCACTCTTTAAACCCACAATTGGTAATCCATTTCTATTGCTAATATTAAGCTCCACATAAATTTTAGAACCTCCAGCCCTAATTACTCTACGAACATCAACATTTAAACTATCATAAACACTAACATCACTTTTATAAATCGCAATATGAGCATTATCAAAATCTGATACAACCATTTGATTATTAACATCAATAATTGAAGATGAAATTTTAGAATCTATCTTATCTGCTTTTAAAAGCTTAACAAAAGTTTTACTTGAAACACTATATTTATAAACACCATATTTTGAAGATATAATAATGCTATTACTTGCAAAATCACTGCTAAGACCTTCTATCCCTTCAAAAGAAGTTGAAATAGAATACAAATGATTACCACTAGTATCAAATACTTCAATAGAATTTCTAGGAGCATCAGCAACATAAATATTTCCATTCAAATACGTAACACCTGTTGGACCTAAAAGCCCTGCATATCCAACCGTTTTCATGCCAAAATTCAAAACAAAACTACCCTTAGCATCAAATTTGCTGATTCGCTTATTTCCCCATTCACTAACATAAATATAATCTCTCTCATCAACTGTTATATATTGAGGAGCAAGTAACTCACCATCCTCAGTACCTTTCTTTCCAATTGAACCTTTTTTAATGCCAAAAGTCTTATCATATATACCAATCTCATCATTTGAATAAAGTGTCACATATAAAAGTTTATCAAGCTCAATAACATCATAAGGTGACTTTATAGAAGTAATTCCATCCTTAACTAAAACATGAATATTATTATTAGCATCAAAATGTAAAATTTCATTTCCTACAAAATTAGCAGCATAATAACCACCATATTGATCGGCCTTTAGAGATGTAATCTGATATCCATTTGGTCGTTTATAAATGGAATTATCAAGAAGCGCAACTTGAACAAATTTTTCAATATTTTTAAATTCATTATTTAAGGATATACCTCTTCTTTGTTCAATTATAGATATCAACTGCCTAAGATAAGCCGATTTATACCCTTGAGATTGCAAATTTCGCCATTCCATCAAAGCTTCCTCAACATGCCCCAATCTATAATAAACATTTCCTATCCAAAAATGATAATCAAGATTACTTGGATCAAAGCTTAAAACTCTCTTAAAAGACAACAAAGCATCATCATAAAGACCATTATTATAAGAAT from Borrelia duttonii Ly encodes the following:
- the rho gene encoding transcription termination factor Rho, producing MDRKCEEFDLEDEMKRLNSSKELKIEDNNKKKVVKVVTKKESVSSASRNSNIDKLRESNELSSDFDYDISDPDLESSIKTLEQSNIINFLGGKDSIVIDTLYDKPITEIRKVVEGLGTNHTIAVTMKKTELIFLLVKILTEHNINVLFTGVLDVLSDGYGFLRTASNSYLSGGNDVYVSPSQIRLFNLRTGDILYGQIRSPREGERFFAMIKIKSINDQDPTFAQNRIPFDNLTPLYPSSKLDLEYENCNISTRLINLFAPIGKGQRALIVSPPKAGKTTLLQKIANAITTNYPDIVLMILLIDERPEEVTDMIRGVKGEVIASNFDEQASRHVQVAEMVIEKAKRLVENKKDVVILLDSITRLARAYNQTMPTSGKILSGGVDSNALHKPKRFFGSARNIEEGGSLTIIATALVDTGSKMDEVIFEEFKSTGNMELILDRSLADRRLFPAINIKKSGTRKEELLLSEEERSKILLIRKILSGVDDYEGVEALVEKMKKSKNNEIFLKTMSNGD
- a CDS encoding bactofilin family protein, which codes for MPVNVKDSYKWDCKLDSSLIFRGKLKFEGALYLDSSFEGEIFSEKGILFIGKNSKVITDVVICDTLIIEGILKGNVNASNKVYLNSGCKIYGDVKTKKIFINDNIVFDGKCEMIKSNESIDLFSFTVSQLKDTLQ
- a CDS encoding HU family DNA-binding protein — encoded protein: MSCSKRSKVTKSDIVDQIFLNIKNNNEKLEKKYIRLVVDAFFEELKNSLCVNNVIEFRSFGTFELRKRKGRQNARNPQTGEYVNVDDHHVAYFRPGKDLKERVWSIKG
- the rpsT gene encoding 30S ribosomal protein S20, coding for MGNNPSALKRARQNLKRNLRNVSVKSELKTLEKRCIKLIKDGKKDEALEFFKFVSKKLDTAARKRIIHINKAARKKSNLSILLLQ
- the ychF gene encoding redox-regulated ATPase YchF, translated to MALNVGIVGLPNVGKSTLFSSLTASKSEIANYPFCTIDPNVGIVEVPDARLLKIANLVSSKKIIPAVIEFVDIAGLVRGASKGEGLGNKFLANIREVSIIVHVVRCFNDREVIHVDGDIDPQRDISTINTELCLADLETVQKSILKNEKNAKSIDKNISENAKIIVSLLRDLEKHLIDVKPASEFKFDEFGYTFVKSLNLLTMKNVIYVCNVDEDSLSGNKYTDVVKNIALSEGNNYLILCAKIEAELAEIQDLSERREMLESMGIKESGLSNLIRTSYYTLGLRTYFTAGEQEVRAWTFIDGMKAPEAAGIIHSDFQRGFIKAEVYSFDDLIEFQGVHGLKEKGRLRLEGKDYLVRDGDIILFKFNV
- a CDS encoding tetratricopeptide repeat protein, producing the protein MFNIAIFLINAFVLNAQGIVTNKDAQEEFKWALNSYNNGLYDDALLSFKRVLSFDPSNLDYHFWIGNVYYRLGHVEEALMEWRNLQSQGYKSAYLRQLISIIEQRRGISLNNEFKNIEKFVQVALLDNSIYKRPNGYQITSLKADQYGGYYAANFVGNEILHFDANNNIHVLVKDGITSIKSPYDVIELDKLLYVTLYSNDEIGIYDKTFGIKKGSIGKKGTEDGELLAPQYITVDERDYIYVSEWGNKRISKFDAKGSFVLNFGMKTVGYAGLLGPTGVTYLNGNIYVADAPRNSIEVFDTSGNHLYSISTSFEGIEGLSSDFASNSIIISSKYGVYKYSVSSKTFVKLLKADKIDSKISSSIIDVNNQMVVSDFDNAHIAIYKSDVSVYDSLNVDVRRVIRAGGSKIYVELNISNRNGLPIVGLKSENFAVANERYYIVNPKIAYDINTSNDMNIAIVFDKSFSMKNYESEQIMSVNTLIKSRKNKKFSFINATNLPLVDNIDSLLSMIHKTNSLGVYDLNDVKTDVSLKLAGSELMSKSARRAVIYFSDGSLSHSAFSRYSVDTILSYYKNNDIRFYLILFGNSPIESKLQYLVNETGGAIIPFSSYEGVSKVYDLMMKQKTGTYLLEYDYPGPQEPNGYYNLSVEVNFNQQIGRGEFAYLIN